The proteins below come from a single Cupriavidus sp. WKF15 genomic window:
- a CDS encoding GMC family oxidoreductase, whose protein sequence is MADQTKFSLDDDSVIVIVGSGAGGGTLANELAQRGVKCVVLEAGKHYTQADFENDEWAMFNKISWLDKRISAGGWHHTKTYPNLPAWIVKGVGGSTVHWSGVALRFQEHDFHTRTTYGAINGANVLDWPITLAELEPYYELAEKKMGVCGTKASGLPPMPPNNHYKVIEAGARKVGYKKIVRPAASNSQPYDGRPGCQQIGFCMQGCKIGAKWSTLYTEVPRAQATGNVEVRPESMVLQIQHDRKGRANGVLYVDNKGRKQLQKARVVCVAGNSIESPRLLLNSASNMFPNGLANSSGQVGKNYMNHATAAAVSIHKKPVYMYRGFDIAAVVADEVALNTKRGFVGGYYLEGLAIHLPYTAAFMKPGGWGRDFTSAMEMYDHMSSVWVCGEDLAREQNSITLHPTEKDKNGLPVPIVTKTYHENDEKITAHGLIQWRKLSEAVGATRVIDMPAYPASHNLGTNRMSAKASDGVVNRWGQAHDVKNLFISDGSQFTSSSAANPTLTIVALAIRQAEYIAGALKRQDI, encoded by the coding sequence ATGGCAGATCAGACAAAGTTCTCACTCGACGATGACAGCGTCATCGTGATTGTTGGTTCGGGCGCGGGCGGGGGCACGCTAGCCAACGAGCTGGCGCAACGCGGTGTCAAATGCGTCGTTCTGGAGGCCGGCAAGCACTATACCCAGGCCGATTTCGAGAACGACGAATGGGCGATGTTCAACAAGATTTCCTGGCTGGACAAGCGCATTTCAGCCGGCGGCTGGCACCACACGAAGACGTATCCCAATCTGCCAGCCTGGATCGTGAAGGGTGTTGGCGGCTCTACTGTCCACTGGTCCGGTGTTGCACTGCGCTTTCAGGAGCACGATTTCCACACCAGGACCACCTATGGCGCCATCAACGGGGCCAATGTGCTCGATTGGCCTATCACGCTGGCCGAGCTGGAGCCATATTACGAGCTGGCCGAGAAGAAGATGGGGGTGTGCGGGACCAAGGCCAGTGGTCTGCCGCCCATGCCGCCGAATAACCACTACAAGGTGATCGAGGCCGGGGCAAGAAAGGTTGGCTACAAGAAGATCGTGCGTCCGGCCGCTTCGAACTCCCAGCCTTACGATGGACGGCCCGGCTGCCAGCAGATCGGGTTCTGCATGCAGGGCTGCAAGATCGGTGCGAAGTGGTCAACGCTCTACACCGAGGTGCCGCGCGCGCAGGCTACAGGCAATGTCGAGGTGCGGCCCGAGTCGATGGTCCTGCAGATCCAGCACGACAGGAAGGGTCGTGCGAACGGCGTGCTTTACGTGGACAACAAGGGCCGCAAGCAACTGCAGAAAGCTCGCGTAGTCTGCGTGGCGGGCAATTCCATCGAGTCGCCCAGGTTGCTCCTGAACTCGGCATCGAACATGTTCCCCAATGGGTTGGCCAATTCATCGGGACAGGTCGGCAAGAACTACATGAATCACGCCACCGCGGCGGCGGTGTCGATCCACAAGAAGCCGGTCTATATGTACCGCGGTTTCGACATCGCGGCGGTGGTTGCCGACGAGGTGGCGCTCAATACCAAGCGTGGCTTTGTCGGCGGCTATTACCTTGAAGGCCTTGCCATTCATCTGCCATACACGGCGGCGTTCATGAAGCCGGGCGGCTGGGGGCGCGACTTCACTTCCGCCATGGAGATGTACGACCACATGAGCAGCGTCTGGGTCTGTGGCGAAGATCTGGCGCGCGAGCAGAACTCCATCACGCTGCATCCCACGGAAAAGGACAAGAACGGCCTGCCTGTCCCCATCGTGACCAAGACTTACCACGAGAACGATGAGAAGATCACGGCTCACGGTCTGATCCAGTGGCGTAAGCTGTCCGAGGCGGTGGGCGCCACGCGCGTGATAGACATGCCGGCCTATCCGGCCAGCCACAACTTGGGCACCAACCGCATGAGCGCGAAGGCCAGCGACGGCGTGGTCAATCGCTGGGGTCAGGCGCACGACGTGAAGAACCTGTTTATTTCGGATGGTAGCCAGTTCACCTCCAGTTCGGCGGCCAACCCGACGCTCACCATTGTGGCCCTGGCAATCCGGCAGGCGGAGTACATTGCCGGGGCATTGAAGCGGCAGGATATCTAA
- a CDS encoding sigma-54-dependent Fis family transcriptional regulator, whose protein sequence is MQQKAHRAHIERLLAFSQQPGEVHGTIERSWRRCLDDYGRDPSRPTPAYIVEAGCLREHKEQIEDFLIVARTGMEQLYKRVSGLDYVLLLTDAYGVTVDFIGNDNLDRELKRSGLYLGADWSESRAGTCAVGACIVEREPVTCHQTDHFDACHITLTCNSAPLFDPTGNFLGVLDVSALTAPAPREGQHLALQMTAMYAQKIEDANFLRYFRNQWILRLGSTWSLVDVDSEIMVAFDADGVIRGINSGGRRKLRLESNPQADVRGHLLTEVFREDMSELWRIARAGTSSERTAVRTFDHGLYYATGIPPRGAPGKPSMPSATAAQPALPSAEASAALEALGADDPQMQRLILQAKRLANKPLNILVQGETGTGKEVLAKALHIASERRSKAFIAVNCAAIPESLIESELFGYTPGSFTGARTKGMRGLIAQSDGGTLFLDEIGDMPLQLQSRLLRVLSEREVMPLGSEKPIPVDLRVIAASHRDLRQLIAEQRFREDLYYRLCGATLHLPTLRERRDKDYLIARIVEDEARQLGMRAELAPAALALLRSHSWHGNVRQLRNVLRFALAMSDNGLIDIDALPPEILESTTDSTAGAVSATDDVPPANEREALLVALRRNKWRITQVAADLGIARATVYRQMERFGIVAPNRQ, encoded by the coding sequence GTGCAGCAAAAAGCACACCGCGCCCACATCGAGCGTCTGCTCGCCTTTTCGCAGCAGCCGGGCGAAGTACATGGCACGATCGAGCGATCATGGCGGCGCTGCCTGGACGACTATGGCCGCGATCCCAGTCGGCCCACGCCAGCCTACATCGTAGAGGCGGGCTGCCTGCGGGAGCACAAGGAACAGATTGAGGATTTCCTGATTGTCGCCCGAACCGGCATGGAACAGCTCTACAAGCGCGTATCCGGATTGGACTACGTGCTACTGCTGACCGATGCGTACGGCGTCACCGTGGATTTCATAGGCAACGACAACCTTGACCGCGAACTCAAGCGCTCTGGACTCTACCTGGGTGCTGATTGGAGCGAATCCCGCGCCGGCACTTGCGCGGTCGGTGCCTGCATCGTCGAGCGGGAACCGGTGACCTGTCATCAGACTGACCACTTCGACGCATGCCACATCACGCTCACCTGCAACAGTGCACCGCTGTTCGATCCAACGGGCAATTTCCTGGGCGTGCTCGACGTTTCTGCGCTGACTGCGCCGGCACCGAGGGAAGGGCAGCACCTGGCGCTGCAGATGACCGCCATGTATGCCCAGAAGATCGAGGACGCGAACTTCCTGCGCTACTTCCGCAACCAATGGATATTGCGGCTCGGCTCAACCTGGTCGCTGGTGGACGTGGACAGCGAAATCATGGTTGCTTTCGATGCCGATGGCGTAATCCGCGGCATCAATAGCGGCGGCCGGCGCAAGCTGCGGCTCGAGAGCAATCCGCAAGCTGATGTGCGAGGCCACCTGCTGACCGAAGTATTTCGCGAGGACATGAGCGAGCTGTGGCGCATTGCACGTGCCGGCACTTCGTCCGAGCGCACCGCGGTACGGACGTTCGATCACGGCTTGTACTACGCAACGGGGATTCCGCCGCGCGGTGCGCCCGGCAAGCCTTCCATGCCATCTGCAACTGCCGCTCAGCCGGCGCTGCCGAGCGCCGAGGCTAGCGCGGCCCTGGAAGCCCTCGGTGCCGATGATCCGCAGATGCAGCGGCTGATCCTGCAGGCCAAGCGTCTTGCGAACAAACCGCTCAATATCCTGGTGCAGGGCGAGACCGGTACCGGCAAGGAAGTTCTGGCCAAGGCCCTGCACATTGCAAGTGAGCGCCGCAGTAAAGCCTTTATAGCCGTCAACTGCGCGGCTATTCCCGAATCGCTGATCGAGAGTGAGCTGTTCGGCTACACGCCCGGCAGCTTCACAGGCGCGCGCACCAAGGGCATGCGTGGCTTGATCGCGCAGTCGGATGGCGGCACGCTGTTCCTCGACGAGATTGGCGACATGCCGCTGCAGCTGCAGAGCCGGCTGCTGCGCGTGCTGTCCGAGCGGGAGGTGATGCCATTGGGCTCGGAAAAGCCGATCCCTGTTGATTTGCGTGTCATTGCCGCCTCGCACCGTGACCTGCGTCAGTTGATCGCCGAGCAGCGGTTTCGTGAGGATCTTTACTATCGGCTGTGCGGCGCTACGTTGCACTTGCCGACGCTGCGCGAAAGGCGCGACAAGGACTACCTGATCGCGCGCATTGTCGAAGATGAGGCGCGCCAGCTCGGTATGCGCGCAGAACTGGCGCCAGCGGCGCTGGCGTTGCTGCGAAGCCATTCATGGCACGGCAACGTCCGGCAGTTGCGCAACGTGCTGCGTTTTGCTCTGGCCATGAGCGATAACGGCTTGATCGACATCGATGCGTTACCGCCGGAAATTCTGGAAAGCACGACGGATAGTACGGCAGGCGCGGTGTCCGCCACGGACGATGTCCCACCGGCCAACGAGCGTGAAGCCTTACTGGTAGCCCTGCGCCGCAACAAGTGGCGGATTACTCAGGTTGCCGCCGATCTCGGCATCGCGCGCGCCACGGTCTATCGCCAGATGGAACGCTTCGGCATCGTCGCCCCGAACCGCCAGTAG